The following proteins come from a genomic window of Brevibacillus antibioticus:
- a CDS encoding DUF4272 domain-containing protein, translating to MNQCTIYVSIQQCEKVVTAIVEAFRDQLVEVSADERSVTVTDKKWFSKSKITFNLMREDDDQEAFLQMKKGMYGYFAQIETAHEKVQQKLMYQITALNVAVGIVASKEFDEKTFASIMSIAEEVHGIVFLPTGDMLDKQGRLILNTAGESEVDDFLVTVSVDLVDGHIQPSESGEARKERSIKLLQEQGIPYIPHLPVIVGDEDAVIRSKDEMVQRAIALCLIAVYAGGIAENGQINEEREFIEGIIEQFGAAEFFTEKERDFLNDPQPDRTDMIQMVWMYECYWVLLWALGYVEELHFPDEICDVNTAIDALRSAGDYDTFYSNAGVRSKQEILDQADLIYRYDWACVDARINNRTVAGGLNDEVVVERHRALNWLVRYMEDDWDHVSTDT from the coding sequence ATGAATCAATGCACCATCTATGTCTCCATCCAACAATGCGAGAAAGTCGTCACTGCCATTGTCGAGGCTTTTCGTGATCAATTGGTAGAGGTATCCGCAGACGAACGGTCCGTGACCGTGACAGATAAAAAATGGTTTAGCAAGAGCAAGATCACCTTCAATCTTATGCGCGAGGACGATGACCAAGAAGCCTTTCTCCAGATGAAAAAAGGGATGTACGGCTACTTCGCACAGATTGAAACGGCACACGAGAAGGTCCAGCAAAAGCTAATGTACCAAATTACAGCGCTCAATGTGGCGGTAGGAATCGTAGCGAGCAAGGAATTCGACGAGAAGACGTTTGCGTCCATTATGTCGATTGCCGAAGAAGTACACGGGATCGTCTTTCTCCCTACTGGAGACATGCTTGATAAACAAGGAAGGCTGATTCTCAATACGGCAGGAGAGTCCGAAGTGGACGATTTTTTGGTGACGGTCAGCGTAGACCTGGTCGATGGACATATTCAGCCCTCCGAGTCAGGAGAAGCGCGTAAGGAGCGGAGCATCAAGCTATTGCAGGAGCAAGGCATTCCGTACATCCCGCATCTTCCTGTCATCGTCGGGGACGAGGACGCTGTCATCAGGAGCAAGGATGAGATGGTTCAGCGAGCGATTGCACTATGCTTGATTGCGGTATATGCCGGAGGGATCGCTGAAAACGGACAAATCAATGAAGAGCGGGAGTTCATCGAGGGCATTATTGAGCAGTTTGGCGCTGCCGAATTCTTTACGGAAAAAGAGAGAGACTTCTTGAATGATCCACAGCCAGACCGAACCGATATGATTCAGATGGTTTGGATGTACGAATGCTACTGGGTACTACTGTGGGCACTTGGCTATGTGGAAGAGCTCCATTTCCCAGATGAGATTTGTGATGTGAACACCGCGATTGACGCTCTCAGAAGCGCAGGTGACTATGATACCTTCTATAGCAATGCGGGTGTGAGAAGCAAACAAGAGATACTTGACCAAGCAGATTTAATCTACCGCTATGACTGGGCATGCGTGGATGCCCGCATCAACAATCGCACGGTTGCGGGCGGTCTGAATGACGAAGTAGTCGTTGAAAGACACAGAGCATTGAATTGGCTGGTTCGTTACATGGAGGATGACTGGGATCATGTGTCAACGGATACATAG
- a CDS encoding alpha/beta fold hydrolase yields MCQRIHRLYSRKSGAPSVIFLAGMGDSGETWKTIQDRISQEASTLSYDRAGIGRSPAAAVIPRTCHDLVEELYDLLQEIEVEPPCILVGHSFGGLVARLFASLYPQLVSGMVLVDAAPEYKELAYEKVLPDNLIAANREYYENPMLNREKIDKIRSYQEIVDSFRQSDIPVSIITRGLPDVWDEEWPNEEILAIEQHLQADFKRLSTSSKQRMATRSGHYIHHDEPDIVIEEILVMLRGMNT; encoded by the coding sequence ATGTGTCAACGGATACATAGGCTGTACTCGCGAAAGAGTGGGGCACCTAGTGTGATCTTCCTAGCAGGAATGGGCGATAGCGGTGAGACATGGAAGACCATTCAAGACCGCATCTCGCAGGAAGCGTCTACCTTATCCTATGATCGGGCGGGGATTGGCAGGAGTCCAGCGGCAGCGGTCATCCCGCGGACCTGTCACGATCTGGTAGAGGAGCTATATGATTTGCTCCAGGAGATTGAGGTGGAACCACCATGTATATTGGTCGGACATTCTTTTGGCGGTTTGGTCGCTAGACTGTTTGCCAGCTTGTATCCGCAGCTTGTTTCGGGGATGGTTCTGGTTGACGCTGCTCCCGAATATAAGGAACTCGCATATGAAAAGGTTTTGCCTGACAACTTGATTGCAGCCAATCGGGAATATTACGAGAATCCGATGCTCAATCGAGAAAAGATCGATAAGATACGGAGCTATCAAGAGATCGTTGACTCTTTTCGGCAAAGCGACATCCCTGTCTCGATTATTACCAGAGGCTTGCCGGACGTGTGGGACGAGGAATGGCCGAACGAGGAAATCTTAGCAATCGAACAACATCTGCAAGCCGATTTCAAACGGCTTTCAACCTCAAGCAAACAAAGAATGGCTACTCGTAGCGGGCATTATATTCATCACGATGAACCGGATATTGTGATCGAGGAAATTTTGGTCATGTTGAGGGGGATGAACACGTGA
- a CDS encoding TetR/AcrR family transcriptional regulator encodes MKRTSNRDHVIATASDLFLQKGLMNTSMDDVVAHSKVSKSNIYYHFKSKEDLVVAVLGYRINVLRGALEVILQQADLSVSAQVGLIFTTVAEELEGRSCVGGCPILSLLSAQIPEVKARINEFLIEWQNLAEKLLMEGIARGEFKENISIPQTAVLFVTIVEGAMLMAESQGHAQVLVDAGQTLLHLIQV; translated from the coding sequence ATGAAACGAACCTCAAACCGTGATCATGTCATCGCCACTGCATCCGATTTATTTTTGCAAAAAGGACTCATGAATACCAGCATGGATGACGTCGTAGCACATAGCAAAGTCTCCAAGTCCAACATTTACTACCACTTCAAAAGCAAGGAGGATCTCGTCGTAGCTGTGCTCGGCTACAGAATCAATGTGCTGAGAGGAGCACTGGAAGTCATCCTGCAACAGGCAGACCTGTCTGTTTCCGCCCAGGTGGGGCTGATTTTTACCACCGTTGCAGAGGAACTGGAGGGCCGCTCCTGCGTAGGAGGCTGTCCGATCCTTTCCTTGCTGTCGGCACAAATACCAGAAGTCAAAGCGCGAATCAACGAGTTCCTGATCGAATGGCAGAACCTAGCGGAAAAGCTGCTCATGGAGGGAATCGCCCGTGGAGAATTCAAGGAAAATATCTCGATTCCGCAAACCGCAGTCTTGTTCGTGACCATTGTGGAAGGAGCGATGCTCATGGCTGAATCGCAGGGTCATGCACAGGTACTCGTAGACGCTGGACAGACACTTCTACACTTGATTCAAGTGTAG
- a CDS encoding alpha/beta fold hydrolase: MAVVFVTGATGFIGKEVTKQLARSGHTVLALVRSPEKWDELLMQMTPTERSNCNVVRGDLRKEGLGLSASDYEQVLRATIIIHAGVPMDISMDETEGRDLILQGASHLTAVANELHKQQRLEKLIHIVGYMSPFDDESGKLATDVFAPTDFYREAGGYEKYKFLADLYLRQEAYQKGMPLVVVNPCTIIGPRSTGNTEQTDGFGLVISSMRRGKIPVLPGGKEWWLPLLSVDDFAQVIVGIVETNHIEHQTYYALNERSATPAFSELISLMAKELRMKPPAIPFPVSVLKKILHNGGSGLLGVPANSMDFIVKKDFPLAPFQQMKAKKSIDAYDVAAYLPSVIADLDYRLSVKDQKVPPCFHREKIAGMAAYKKEGSGTPWLLVHGLFSEMSDLLPLAEQLGEQEVWLLDLPGFGRSPYHHHEKPIEGFIEAVAEALRQLPSPVHLAGHSFGGFLAWEAAKRVPEKIEKLYLLQPPLHAPKYSLLLAGLGKSPALLQRFLQKQVTPAKLEKAMLEQGVFQSTEEMPKGYVDRAGKLLKSPRISQTHTDVLRYLMNEFRQMAVATQPLPFPAQIVWGTQDKVYQLTKGTEDAFRGANVEIERLSVAHHFPLSHPQLTANVLLQMRHGKE, from the coding sequence ATGGCTGTCGTTTTTGTAACAGGTGCGACTGGGTTTATCGGCAAGGAGGTAACAAAGCAGCTGGCGCGGTCTGGTCATACCGTACTGGCGCTAGTTCGTTCGCCTGAGAAGTGGGATGAATTGCTGATGCAGATGACACCAACAGAGAGATCCAATTGCAATGTTGTGCGGGGTGATTTGCGAAAGGAGGGCTTGGGATTATCAGCGAGCGATTACGAGCAGGTATTGCGCGCAACTATCATCATCCATGCAGGTGTCCCGATGGATATTTCGATGGATGAAACGGAGGGGAGGGACTTGATTTTACAAGGAGCAAGTCATCTCACAGCAGTAGCGAACGAATTGCATAAACAACAGCGTCTGGAAAAGCTGATTCATATCGTTGGCTACATGAGCCCGTTTGACGATGAGAGTGGAAAGCTGGCGACAGATGTTTTTGCGCCAACCGATTTTTATCGAGAGGCAGGGGGCTACGAGAAATACAAGTTTCTGGCAGATCTATACCTCAGACAAGAGGCGTATCAAAAAGGAATGCCGCTGGTCGTGGTAAATCCGTGTACGATCATAGGCCCGCGAAGCACCGGGAACACAGAACAAACAGATGGATTCGGGCTCGTGATCAGCTCCATGCGGCGTGGTAAGATCCCTGTTCTTCCCGGTGGTAAGGAGTGGTGGCTGCCCTTGCTTTCCGTCGACGATTTTGCCCAGGTCATTGTGGGGATTGTAGAGACAAATCACATCGAGCATCAAACGTATTACGCCTTAAATGAGCGGAGTGCCACGCCAGCTTTTTCAGAGCTGATTTCGTTGATGGCTAAAGAATTACGCATGAAGCCACCAGCCATTCCTTTCCCGGTATCGGTCTTGAAAAAAATCTTGCATAACGGCGGCAGCGGCTTGCTCGGGGTACCTGCCAATTCGATGGATTTTATCGTAAAGAAAGACTTCCCGCTCGCTCCCTTTCAGCAAATGAAAGCGAAAAAAAGCATCGATGCATACGACGTAGCGGCGTATCTTCCCAGTGTGATTGCCGATCTCGACTACCGTTTGTCGGTCAAGGATCAGAAAGTACCTCCTTGCTTTCACCGCGAGAAAATCGCAGGCATGGCCGCGTACAAGAAAGAAGGCTCGGGTACTCCGTGGCTGCTCGTGCACGGGCTTTTCAGTGAGATGAGCGATTTACTCCCGCTCGCTGAACAGCTGGGTGAACAGGAAGTATGGTTACTGGATTTGCCCGGGTTTGGCAGATCGCCCTATCACCATCACGAAAAACCGATCGAGGGCTTTATCGAGGCAGTGGCCGAGGCATTGCGACAGCTGCCGTCCCCGGTTCATCTTGCAGGACATTCATTTGGCGGGTTTTTGGCATGGGAGGCAGCAAAGCGAGTACCGGAAAAAATCGAGAAGTTATACCTTTTGCAGCCGCCCCTGCATGCGCCGAAGTATTCTTTGCTGCTGGCGGGATTGGGAAAAAGTCCAGCCCTCCTTCAGCGTTTTTTGCAAAAGCAGGTAACGCCAGCCAAATTGGAAAAAGCAATGCTTGAGCAAGGAGTATTTCAGTCCACGGAGGAAATGCCAAAAGGCTATGTAGACAGGGCAGGTAAGCTCCTGAAATCCCCGCGCATCAGCCAGACGCATACAGACGTTCTGCGCTATTTGATGAATGAATTCCGGCAAATGGCGGTAGCGACACAGCCTCTCCCTTTTCCAGCCCAAATCGTATGGGGGACACAGGATAAAGTGTATCAGCTGACAAAAGGAACAGAGGATGCATTCAGGGGAGCAAATGTAGAGATCGAAAGGCTCTCCGTCGCGCATCATTTTCCGCTTAGCCATCCACAGCTAACGGCAAACGTATTGCTACAGATGAGGCACGGCAAGGAATGA
- the nikB gene encoding nickel ABC transporter permease: protein MKQYIVKRLLSGIIVLFGLSVFTFLLIHLIPGDPVRIMLGQRATVEQIESLRKELGLNKPLVVQYLDYASGVLKGDLGTSLKTGRPVSTEIADRFPATAKMAVASLVVAVVIGIGLGVLAAKHKDTPIDAAIMTFSTFGMSIPGFWLGLLVILVFSVHLGWFPIAGGTGLKDMVLPAFTLGTLTATALSRLTRAGMVEVLSNDYIRTARAKGMNERIVLLRHAFRNVMIPIVAVIGLELAGLLGGAVIIEQVFGWPGVGTLAIQAISSRDFPMIQGTTLFIGAVYVLVVILIDVLYAVLDPRIDYTAKEGV from the coding sequence ATGAAGCAGTACATCGTGAAGCGCCTATTGTCGGGCATCATTGTCCTGTTTGGACTCTCCGTTTTTACGTTTCTGCTCATTCATCTCATCCCTGGTGACCCTGTGCGGATCATGCTGGGGCAGCGGGCGACTGTCGAACAAATCGAGTCGCTTCGCAAAGAGCTGGGCTTGAACAAACCGTTAGTCGTTCAGTATCTCGACTATGCTTCCGGCGTTTTAAAAGGGGATCTAGGTACTTCCCTGAAAACGGGCCGACCTGTCAGCACAGAAATTGCGGATCGTTTTCCCGCGACAGCAAAAATGGCAGTAGCCAGCCTTGTAGTAGCAGTTGTGATCGGTATCGGGTTGGGTGTCCTGGCGGCAAAACACAAGGATACACCCATCGATGCGGCGATCATGACCTTTTCCACCTTTGGGATGTCTATACCCGGCTTTTGGTTGGGTTTGCTCGTCATCCTTGTATTCTCCGTTCATTTGGGCTGGTTTCCGATTGCGGGAGGGACAGGGCTAAAAGACATGGTTCTTCCAGCGTTTACCCTGGGGACATTGACGGCGACGGCACTCAGCCGACTCACTCGTGCTGGCATGGTAGAGGTTTTGTCCAATGACTATATCCGAACAGCACGTGCGAAAGGGATGAATGAACGAATTGTGCTGCTGCGGCACGCTTTTCGCAATGTGATGATTCCAATTGTGGCTGTCATTGGTCTGGAACTGGCTGGCTTGCTCGGCGGGGCTGTGATTATCGAGCAGGTTTTTGGCTGGCCGGGGGTGGGGACTTTGGCGATTCAAGCGATTAGCTCGCGGGATTTTCCGATGATTCAAGGAACGACGCTGTTTATTGGAGCTGTGTATGTCCTCGTTGTCATTTTGATTGATGTCCTGTACGCGGTTCTCGATCCTCGCATTGACTACACTGCGAAGGAGGGGGTGTAG
- a CDS encoding ABC transporter permease: MFWSRQWSIPRFELWEKIMQQKKAKYSFLMMLCIVLLGIIGPWIAPHDPTKTYYEAFMQGPSKDFWLGTDAIGRDILSRMLYGTRVTLTVALLASVMTFVAGTLIGVTCAYLGGIVDNLIMRIMDIMLALPGIVLALAIVAVLGPSQENAMIAIGISSIPAFSILIRGAALSIKQSGYVEASRSIGSSNWWIITRQFIPNISNVLIVYTTMFIGSAILGTSALGFIGLGAQPPTPEWGTMLNEGKSYLREAWWLATFPGLAITVVVFTVYLLGDALRDIFDPKA, translated from the coding sequence GTGTTCTGGAGCAGGCAATGGTCCATACCTCGTTTCGAATTATGGGAAAAGATCATGCAACAAAAGAAAGCGAAATACAGCTTCCTGATGATGCTCTGCATCGTTTTGCTGGGAATCATCGGGCCGTGGATTGCTCCGCATGATCCTACGAAAACGTACTACGAAGCATTTATGCAAGGGCCGTCCAAAGACTTTTGGCTAGGGACAGATGCGATTGGCCGCGATATTTTATCCCGGATGCTGTACGGAACAAGAGTGACACTGACCGTAGCCTTGTTAGCGTCTGTCATGACGTTTGTAGCAGGAACGCTGATTGGTGTGACATGCGCTTACCTCGGAGGAATTGTCGACAATCTGATCATGAGAATCATGGACATCATGCTGGCATTGCCCGGCATTGTGCTTGCTCTAGCCATTGTAGCTGTGCTCGGACCGAGTCAGGAAAATGCGATGATCGCGATCGGAATATCATCGATTCCGGCCTTTTCGATTCTGATCCGTGGTGCGGCACTCTCGATCAAGCAATCCGGTTATGTGGAAGCAAGCCGCTCCATCGGCAGCTCGAATTGGTGGATCATTACGCGCCAGTTCATTCCGAACATCTCGAATGTGCTGATCGTCTATACGACTATGTTCATAGGCAGTGCCATTTTGGGGACCTCGGCACTGGGCTTTATCGGTTTGGGTGCCCAGCCTCCTACACCGGAGTGGGGAACGATGCTGAACGAAGGGAAAAGTTACTTGCGAGAAGCTTGGTGGCTCGCTACTTTTCCTGGTCTTGCGATTACGGTAGTCGTTTTTACAGTGTATCTGCTCGGGGATGCCTTGCGCGATATCTTTGACCCCAAAGCATAG
- a CDS encoding ABC transporter ATP-binding protein: MTNVLEVTGLTTTFSKNERVFKVVDNLCLQVKKGESVGIVGESGCGKSVASLSMMRLLSKNGTIAGRIQLNGADLLRYSEKEMQKVRGKEIAMIFQEPMTSLNPVLTIGKQLSEGLEKHEGMNRAQSRQRVVELLTQVGISRANEIYHEYPHRLSGGMRQRVMIAMAIACHPKLLIADEPTTALDVTIQAQILDVMKKIQRELGMSLIMITHDLGVVAETCDRVLVMYAGQVIEAADVRTLLRSPKHPYTVGLIQSTPHNAKGLKRLHSIPGSVPTPDHYPKGCRFAPRCEKVMPVCLEQNPPLLDVDQQSECRCWLYRENRESTAVNG, translated from the coding sequence GTGACGAACGTGTTGGAAGTGACAGGATTGACTACCACGTTTTCGAAAAATGAAAGGGTTTTCAAGGTGGTAGACAATCTTTGCTTACAGGTCAAAAAAGGTGAATCGGTCGGGATCGTCGGAGAATCAGGATGTGGAAAAAGCGTTGCCTCTCTATCCATGATGCGTTTGCTCAGTAAAAACGGAACCATTGCAGGCCGTATTCAGCTGAACGGAGCCGATCTCTTGCGCTATAGCGAAAAAGAGATGCAGAAGGTCAGGGGAAAAGAAATCGCCATGATCTTTCAGGAGCCGATGACTTCGCTGAATCCCGTACTGACTATCGGCAAGCAATTGAGCGAAGGACTGGAAAAGCATGAGGGCATGAACCGAGCCCAATCGAGACAAAGAGTGGTCGAGCTGTTGACGCAGGTAGGCATTTCACGTGCCAATGAAATTTATCACGAGTACCCGCATCGTCTGTCAGGGGGGATGCGACAGCGCGTGATGATCGCGATGGCGATTGCCTGTCATCCAAAGCTGCTGATAGCAGACGAACCGACGACTGCACTAGACGTAACGATCCAGGCGCAAATATTGGATGTCATGAAAAAAATCCAAAGAGAGCTGGGCATGTCGCTCATCATGATCACGCATGATTTGGGCGTCGTCGCCGAGACATGTGACCGGGTACTGGTGATGTATGCCGGGCAGGTCATTGAAGCGGCTGATGTTCGCACACTGCTGCGCAGCCCCAAGCATCCGTACACCGTGGGTTTGATCCAATCAACGCCACATAATGCCAAAGGCTTGAAGAGATTGCATAGTATCCCGGGAAGTGTGCCGACCCCCGATCATTACCCAAAGGGATGCCGCTTTGCTCCGCGATGCGAGAAGGTGATGCCTGTCTGTTTGGAACAAAATCCCCCGTTGCTGGATGTGGATCAACAGTCGGAGTGCCGCTGTTGGCTGTATCGAGAGAACAGGGAAAGCACGGCGGTGAATGGATGA
- a CDS encoding ABC transporter ATP-binding protein, whose translation MKTPLLQVKNLNKKFLVRKGWFQQPSYVHAVHGVNVTVDAGETLGIVGESGCGKSTLGRCILRLIEPTDGEIVFEGQNIRSLQKADMQKLRRNMQMVFQNPFDTLNPKLTIQHILSEPLIAHGIPKRERAAMIEETLEIVGLNKSHLSRYAHEFSGGQRQRIGIARALMLRPKLIIADEPVSALDVSIQSQILNLLQDLQEQFSLTYLFISHDLSVVEHIADRVAVMYLGEVIELAKKEELFHRPLHPYTQSLLSAIPITDPDEKKERIMLTGDLPSPSNPPKGCKFHPRCWACMDVCKTEVPPLTEADGRLVACHLYEK comes from the coding sequence ATGAAGACGCCTCTTTTGCAAGTGAAGAACCTGAATAAGAAGTTCCTAGTCCGCAAAGGGTGGTTTCAGCAGCCGAGTTACGTGCACGCCGTTCATGGAGTGAACGTGACAGTCGATGCAGGTGAAACGTTGGGAATCGTGGGAGAGTCAGGCTGTGGCAAGTCAACACTAGGTAGATGCATTTTGCGCTTGATCGAGCCGACAGACGGCGAGATCGTGTTCGAGGGTCAAAATATCCGCAGCTTACAGAAGGCAGACATGCAAAAGCTACGGCGTAATATGCAAATGGTGTTTCAAAATCCATTCGATACCCTTAATCCAAAGCTGACGATCCAGCACATTTTGTCAGAGCCACTGATTGCCCATGGTATCCCAAAGCGCGAGCGAGCAGCCATGATCGAAGAGACGCTGGAGATCGTCGGCTTGAACAAAAGTCATTTGTCGCGATACGCCCATGAATTTTCCGGAGGACAAAGGCAAAGAATCGGGATTGCTCGCGCCTTGATGCTCAGGCCAAAGCTCATCATAGCTGACGAGCCTGTGTCCGCTCTGGATGTATCGATCCAATCGCAAATTCTCAATTTGCTTCAGGATTTACAGGAGCAGTTTTCGCTCACGTATCTTTTTATCTCGCATGACTTGAGTGTCGTCGAGCATATCGCCGATCGAGTAGCGGTGATGTACTTGGGAGAAGTGATTGAGCTGGCAAAAAAAGAAGAGCTGTTTCACCGTCCGCTGCATCCCTACACACAGTCGCTGCTCTCCGCCATTCCTATCACTGATCCTGACGAGAAAAAAGAACGGATCATGTTAACAGGGGATCTGCCGTCTCCATCCAATCCGCCGAAGGGCTGCAAGTTTCACCCGCGCTGTTGGGCGTGCATGGACGTGTGCAAGACAGAAGTCCCTCCATTAACAGAAGCAGACGGCAGACTGGTTGCGTGTCATCTCTATGAAAAATAA
- a CDS encoding aminopeptidase has translation MSRKYCTRSLRSFSLRLPSSLLTSAIDAMEVDAALIKELVKAVSRAGGHSFVNLRASSISRQLLLAGTEEQFRLGAEMDKERMEKMQACIIIEGGLNINEMSDIPDEQMKLATSFSKEVSIVRLKKKWVYLRYPTPSMAQLANKSTEAFEQFYFDVCTMDYAKMAKAMLPLKELMERTDRVKITGPGTELTFSIKGIPAILCPGQYNIPDGEVFTAPVRDSVNGVITFNTPSPYQGFTFEKVRLEFVDGKIVHATANDTERLNNILDTDEGARYIGEFALGVHPVIREPMQDILFDEKIDGSFHFTPGQCYDEASNGNKSNIHWDMVMIQRPEYGGGEIWFDDHLIRRDGRFLLPELAPLNPENLKEQEEHEA, from the coding sequence ATTTCGCGTAAGTATTGCACGCGATCTCTCCGCTCCTTCTCTCTAAGGTTACCTTCCTCTCTTTTAACATCTGCAATCGATGCGATGGAGGTGGACGCCGCTCTGATAAAGGAGCTTGTCAAAGCCGTTTCGCGAGCAGGCGGACATTCCTTTGTGAATCTGCGTGCATCCTCGATTAGCCGTCAGTTATTGTTAGCGGGAACAGAGGAGCAATTCCGTTTAGGGGCAGAGATGGATAAAGAGCGGATGGAAAAAATGCAAGCGTGTATCATCATCGAGGGTGGGTTGAACATCAACGAAATGTCTGATATCCCGGATGAGCAGATGAAGCTGGCTACGTCCTTTTCCAAAGAAGTAAGTATCGTGCGTCTCAAAAAGAAATGGGTCTATCTTCGCTATCCGACGCCTTCCATGGCCCAACTGGCGAATAAAAGCACAGAAGCATTTGAACAGTTCTACTTCGATGTCTGCACGATGGATTATGCCAAAATGGCAAAAGCAATGCTGCCGCTCAAGGAGCTGATGGAGCGAACGGACCGCGTGAAAATCACGGGACCTGGCACAGAGCTGACCTTCTCAATCAAAGGTATTCCCGCGATTCTATGTCCGGGTCAATACAACATACCAGACGGTGAAGTATTTACGGCCCCTGTGCGTGATTCAGTGAACGGTGTCATCACGTTTAACACACCTTCGCCTTACCAAGGCTTTACCTTTGAAAAGGTACGATTGGAGTTTGTGGACGGGAAGATCGTTCACGCCACGGCCAATGATACGGAGCGCTTGAACAACATTTTGGATACGGATGAAGGTGCCCGGTACATTGGGGAGTTTGCATTGGGGGTTCACCCGGTCATTCGGGAGCCCATGCAGGATATTTTATTCGATGAAAAAATCGACGGCAGCTTCCACTTTACCCCGGGACAATGCTATGACGAGGCATCCAACGGTAACAAATCAAACATCCACTGGGACATGGTCATGATTCAACGCCCGGAGTACGGTGGCGGTGAGATTTGGTTCGATGACCATTTGATTCGCAGAGACGGACGCTTTCTTTTACCGGAGCTTGCACCACTTAACCCGGAAAACCTGAAAGAACAGGAGGAGCATGAGGCATGA
- a CDS encoding dipeptidase, which produces MTHGIDAHFDLLLDVAIQREHGRRKVIESDYVPDFVAGGVHTVVAAIYIDNKFLPEMGLRKALQQISALHAEADESPEKIMVCKSVEDIETAKRMGKIGFVLSLEGAEPLYNDLSMLRVFYELGVRLLGLVWSRRNFLGDGSHFSPVREGRKGGLTEFGIRVVEEAEDMGIIIDVSHLNDEGFWDLIEVARKPVIASHSNCRTLASSMRNLTDEQIRAIAFTNGVIGLNGVNLFVADTDDQADIEHMINHVDHIVKLVGVEHVGLGLDIIEPFMKYESPDVFIQAGRKDFDVVKGHTQVPELVRALAKRGYKDEAIERILGKNFIRVFKDVWKS; this is translated from the coding sequence ATGACACATGGAATCGACGCGCATTTTGACCTTTTGCTGGATGTCGCTATTCAACGCGAGCATGGCAGGCGAAAAGTAATAGAATCGGATTACGTACCTGATTTCGTGGCGGGCGGGGTGCATACAGTTGTCGCCGCCATTTATATCGACAACAAATTCCTGCCGGAGATGGGCTTGAGAAAAGCACTGCAACAAATCAGCGCGTTGCACGCAGAGGCTGATGAATCGCCTGAGAAAATCATGGTTTGCAAAAGTGTGGAAGACATCGAGACAGCGAAACGAATGGGGAAAATTGGTTTTGTGCTCTCTCTGGAAGGCGCGGAGCCGTTATATAATGATCTGAGTATGCTCCGTGTTTTTTACGAGCTGGGGGTGCGCCTTTTGGGTCTCGTGTGGAGCAGGCGGAACTTCCTTGGAGATGGCAGTCATTTTAGTCCGGTACGGGAAGGGCGTAAGGGCGGGCTCACCGAGTTCGGCATCCGCGTCGTCGAAGAGGCAGAAGATATGGGGATCATCATTGATGTGAGCCATCTAAATGACGAAGGGTTCTGGGATCTAATCGAGGTAGCACGTAAGCCCGTCATCGCTTCCCATTCCAATTGCCGGACATTAGCAAGCTCCATGCGCAATCTGACGGATGAGCAAATCAGGGCAATCGCATTCACCAACGGCGTAATCGGCCTCAATGGCGTCAATCTGTTCGTAGCGGACACAGACGACCAGGCTGATATCGAGCACATGATCAACCACGTCGATCACATCGTGAAGCTGGTTGGAGTTGAACACGTCGGACTGGGACTGGACATCATCGAGCCATTTATGAAATACGAATCCCCCGATGTGTTTATCCAAGCAGGGCGCAAGGATTTTGATGTGGTAAAAGGACATACCCAGGTTCCAGAGCTTGTGCGTGCCCTTGCCAAACGAGGGTACAAGGATGAAGCGATTGAGCGTATTTTGGGCAAAAACTTTATTCGCGTGTTCAAGGACGTATGGAAATCATAG